The Flavipsychrobacter sp. genome contains the following window.
CAGAGTCAAGAACGATACATAAATGGGAAAAGGTATTGCCAAGAATGAGCAAGAGAGCAAATTTAGAAACTGCTGATGCAGGAAAAGTTAGAGCTTATCTTTTGACACATGCTAAGAGTAGCTAGCCTATTGTGCTATTAGTTTTTACTATTACTTTTTTGCTTGAGCTGCAAAACAATAATCCGATATTTGCTACATGAAGATAGGTATAGTATGTTACCCAACATTTGGGGGTAGTGGAGTTTTAGCTACGGAATTAGGAATGGCGTTATCAGAAAAAGGCCATGAAGTACATTTTATCGCTTATAGAAAGCCTGTAAGACTACATTTTCACCCTAATATCGTTTACCACGAAGTACCGGTACCTACTTATCCATTGTTTGATTATCCGCCTTTTGAAACTGCGCTAACCAGTACTATGGTGGATGTGATCACTAATAACAACTTGGATCTGTTACATGTACACTATGCTATACCACATGCTTCGGCTGCCTATTTTGCAAGACAGATATTGAAGAAGGCAGGTAGAGATATTCCTTATATAACAACGCTGCACGGTACAGATATTACATTGGTAGGTAAGGATAAGACCTACGCACCTGTGGTTACCTTCTCTATAAATGAATCTGATGCTATAACAGCCGTTTCTGAAAGTCTTAAAGAAGAAACATTTGCTTCTTTTGATATAGAAAAAGAAATAAAGGTAATTCCCAATTTTGTAGATACTAAACGTTTCCGTCAGTCTAATAAAGACCACTTCAAGAAAATGGTGGCGCCAAATGATGAGCGTATCATGGTGCATGCTTCTAACTTTAGGAAAGTGAAGCGTGTAGATGATGTTATAAAAGTCTTCAAGTTGGTAAATGAACAAATGCCTTCAAAGCTATTGATGGTAGGTGATGGTCCTGAGCGTCAAAATGCCGAGGAGATGTGTAGACAAATGAATATTTGTGACGATATACGCTTTTTGGGCAAACAGGAAGAAATGGATGAGATACTAAGTATCTCTGATCTATTCATTTTACCATCAGCCCATGAGAGTTTTGGTTTGTCTGCACTGGAGGCAATGGCTTGTAGAGTTCCAGTTATTTCTACAAATGCCGGTGGTCTATCCGAAATAAATAAAGAAGGGGTTACGGGTTTCTTAGCCAATGTAGGCGATGTCGATACCATGGCTAAGCATGCAATGTCTATCTTGAAAGATGATGCCACTTTAAATAAGTTTAAAGCAGCCGCAGCCAAACATGCTGAGTTGTTTGAGCAAGATAAGATAGTGCCTGTTTATGAGCAGTTATATGAAGAGGTTATCGCGGCTTATAAAGAACAAAAGAAGCAAAGCTCAGTAGCCTAACCCTCCTGCAATGCTTCCCAATATTCTGCTGCTCTACGTGTATGAGGTATAACAATTGTACCGCCAACTATATTGGCTATGGCAAATACTTCGTATAGCTCGTCTGTAGTGATGCCCTCTTCGTAGCATTTTTCTACGTGATATTTGATGCAGTCGTCGCATCTTAGCACCATGCTGGCAACTAGCCCAAGCATTTCTTTGGTTTTTACAGGTAGTGCACCTTCAGCATAAGTGTTGGTATCTAGGTTAAATAATCGACCGATCACTTTATTCTTTTTGCCAAGTATTACCTCATTCATCTTGGCTCTATATTCATTGAATTCTTGTACTTGCTTGTTCATGCCTAATTGGTTAATTCTACAAATGTAAGCCAGATGCCTTTGAAAATTAATATTTAGCCATTACTTTAATCTACAAATAGAATTTAGATACATGCCTAAGTCCTTATTCCGCAGAAAGACACTAGTAGATATAGAAAGAGATATTGCTATTGGTAATACCGATGCTCATGGCAATTCAGGCTTAAAAAAGATACTCTCAGTTCGAGATCTGACATTTATGGGTATTGCTGCCATAGTAGGTGCAGGTATCTTCTCTACTATTGGACAAGCAAGTTTTGATGGAGGTCCGGGTATTGTATTTCTATTCATCTTTGTTTCTATAGCCTGTGCTTTTGCTGCTATGTGCTATGCAGAGTTTGCCAGTATGATACCTGTATCGGGTAGTGCATATACTTATTCTTATGTGGCCTTCGGAGAGCTGATAGCATGGATAATAGGGTGGGACTTGCTCATGGAATATGCCATAGGCAATATTGCGGTTGCCATTTCTTGGAGCGATTATATGACCTCCTTATTAGGAGGCTTTGGTATTAATATCCCTGCCTTTCTTACTATGGATTACTGGACGGCGCAGGAACAAGCTACAGAAGCGGCTGTAGCAGCTTGGAATACAGCACCTATGATAGGCGATCTGCGCATCATCTGCGATATACCAGCTTTCCTGATAACCGTTATCATTACTTGGATCATATATGTTGGTATCAAGGAGTCGAAACGAACGACCAATGCAATGGTGATATTAAAACTAGCTGTTATTGCCCTAGTGATCATTGCAGGAGCGTTTTATATAAAGCCTGAGAACTGGTCGCCTTTCATGCCAAATGGTACTAAGGGTATTTTAGCAGGAACGGCCGCAGTGTTTTTCTCCTATATCGGTTTCGATGCTATCTCAACCACAGCAGAAGAATGTAAGAACCCGCAGGTAGATCTGCCTAAGAGTATGTTTAATGCGCTCATAATATGTACCATACTTTATATTCTTATTGCTTTGGTGCTGACAGGTATGGTCAGCTATACAGAGCTAAATGTAGGAGACCCATTAGCATACGTATTTGAGGCTAATAATTTGGATTGGCTTGCAGGTATTGTGGCTGTAAGTGCCGTTATTGCTACGGCAAGTGTATTGTTGGTATTTCAATTGGGGCAGCCACGTATATGGATGAGCATGAGCCGTGATGGGTTGTTACCATCGATATTCTCCAGAATACATCCTAAGTTTAAAACACCTTCATTTTCTACAATACTTACAGGTGTTGTTGTAGGTATCCCTGCGCTTTTCTTAAATCTGGAAACAGTTGTAGACCTATGCAGTGTAGGTACGCTTTTTGCATTCGTACTTGTTTGTGGAGGTATCTTAAGGCTTCAGGAGCAGCGTAAAAAAGCAGCTAAAAATCCTGATGAAGTAAGCAATATACCAGAGAGTAAATTCAAGACGCCATATATCAACAGTAAATGGATCACGCCAATACTATTTATTATAACAGCTGTAGCGTTTTTTCAATACTATCCTGGTGGTGTGTCTAACTTCTTTAGTGTAGATGGGCAAGAAGGCTGGGGGGCTATAAGAGTGAAAATACCTTATATCTTATTCGGCATTACTTTCCTAATTACAGCAATACTATCTTTTATCAAAAACTATTCACTAATACCTGTTCTTGGTTTTTTAAGTTGTAGCTATCTGCTTAGCGAAAGTGGAACTTCCAATTGGGAACGCTTTATGATATGGCTGGTTATAGGTTTGGTCATCTACTTCTTGTATGGGGCAAAAAATAGTAAACTCAGAAAAAGAGATAAAGCAAAATAAGTTCTATAAAGAAGGTACTTGCCTGTTTGGATATTGACTGAAGTTGATGTCCTTACCCATTGTGCCTTTAAAGCGTTTGAAAAAAGAAGCTTGTTCTGTTATAGGGACAAAGTTCTCAACCTTCAATTCACTAGCGTCTATTTCTGGTTTTAAATGGCTGTAAACCTTTATAGTATCAATAATGAATGGTAGGTGATATACAGGTGTGCCAAATCGTTTTTTTGAGAACCCTCTCAGCATAAATGCTTGAAAAGGATCGGTAGCTAATGCGATGGATTTAAAACCTAATTGTTTGGCTAGTAGATAGGAAAAGTAGACATTTTCAGTACTATGGTGGGCTAGTGTATCGTAGAATATATTTTCTTTAGGCACGCCCAGTTCTTGTGCATATTTACCCATTACTTCCGATTCTCTGTAAGGAGAGTAAACAGCATCTCCAGAGAAGATAATGTTTCTTGCCATACCGTTTTTATACAAAGAGTAAGACCATAAAACCCTAGCTTTCATCAAAGAGTCCCAGCTATTACCATCGTAGGGAATGCCTGGTACTACAATAGCATCAAAGGTTTTATTATTTACCTGTGCATGTACTAATCTTTTCTTTGCACCTTTTTGAGGCATTTTACTGCAACCCACAATTATTGTGGCTAGTAATAGAACAAGTATGGTAATGTATCTTTTTTGCATATAACAAATGTAGGTACAATGAACGATGTAGAAATGCCTTACATATTAGATAATTCTTATATCGCAATAAGCAGAAAAAGGGTAGACAATGTCTACCCTTAAAATTAAACAGTTTGCCAATTTGCTCTGAAACCTATCTGAACGGCCTTTTTTTGATGGCTCTTGTCATTTTGATTCATCACTTCTGCTATACTCATCGGTTCTTTGATCGTTTTGTTGAAGCCATGCTTATCAGATAAGGCCTGCGCCTTTTCTATAGGCAGTTTTTTGAATTCATATTTGGCTATTAGTCTTCCTTTTCTCATCAATGCTTCATCTATACTACCGATAGCACTGTTGAATGTACAGATGATCTGAACATTCAAGAAGTCGGATAATAGTCCGTCTGATATATTCAGCAGGTTAGATACAGAAGAAGTTTCTCCTGCTTGCCTTTGCATGATAATACTCTCGGCATCTTCTATGATCAAGATACTATCAGGGTTATTGATTAACAATTTTATTAGCTCGGGATTACCTATTTGCGATGCTATATTGGGTGGTACGAATAACATCTTCTTTTTCAGCTTGCCCACTAAATATCTTATATAAGTGGTTTTGCCCGTACCTGGTAATCCATGTAATAGAACAATGCCTTTATCTTTTTTCTTATTCAGACGGTCTCTTATCAGTTTGTCTACTTCAATAAAGTCGTCATCATAATTCAATTTAAGATCAAGCCTTGTCCTTTTTACATTCATGCTGTTAAGTGTAAGGCCATGATCTCCTGTGGTAATTAAATTGATCTCCAGTGGTTTTTTTCTAGATGCTTTACACTTAGGTAAAGCTTTGCTTAACTCCAATACCAAAGGGCACTCTTCTCCCGAATAGTAGATCTCGCAATAATCATTTCCTATTTCTATGAGTATCTCATTTTTTAAGATCAGCAGACAGTAAGTTTTATTCGCCTTTTTGTTATTAGCATAGATCTCAGAATTATTGACTTCCTGTTTTATCTCTTTTTGATAATGTGTTGTGATATAGTTATATATCTTTTCTGTATTCACTTGGTATATTTCTATACAGTTAGCCAACTTGCCAAACAACTTTACAAATAAGGTTTTTGCATGTGGGTTGCCATAGTCGAACAGTGACGTGTATAGAATTGTTTCTTTAATTAATGATTTGTCCATTGTTATTCTTTTTAGAGCACATGGCTCATGCATATGGCAATAGCATGTTGGCTATACCATATTTTGATGTTTTAGTTTGGGAATAAAAAAGCCTCGGTAGTAGTGTACCGAGGCTGCTAAATGATTTTTAGAAAAAATCTATGGCATATGCTTACCTCGCACACTAAACCTATCTGTTCCAATAGGCGCTGTCGATATTTTAGTTTGGTAAGTCATTGTTAGTTGTATTTATTCGGCAATGCTTATTGCAAATGCTGTGCCAAAAGTAAAAACAATTATTGAATTGGTGAAAATATTTTAAATGATCACTTATAGTCTTTTACAATTGTTTTGAGTTCGTTGAGTTTTAGTAAGGCTTCCACGGGAGTAAGAGTATTGATATCCATTTCCGAAAGTATATGTTGAATACTTCTCAGATCTTCTGTAAGCCCGTCAAATATATTCAGTTGAAATTCCTGAGTCTGTTTAATGTTTTTGACCTTCTCTGTAGGGCTGTCCTCTTTTTCTCTTTGTTCTTCCAGTAGTGCTAGTATCTCTTCTGCACGGTTGAGTAGTGCAGGTGGCATACCCGCCATTCGCGCTACCTGTATACCAAAGCTATGCGTACTGCCTCCTTTGGCTAGCTTCCTTAAAAAGATAACCTTATTGCCTGTTTCCTTATGGGTGATATGGTAATTCTTTACACGCTCTAGTTGATGTTCCAACTCATTGAGCTCGTGGTAGTGTGTGGCAAATAAAGTTTTAGGGTTGGTCTTATTGTTGTGTAGATACTCTACTATCGACCATGCTAAAGAAATGCCATCGTAAGTACTGGTTCCTCTTCCTATTTCATCAAGTAGTATCAAACTACGTTCGCTGATACTGTTAATGATGCTTGCGGTTTCATTCATCTCTACCATGAATGTACTTTCACCTCCGCTTAAATTATCAGAGGCGCCCACGCGTGTAAATATCTTATCCGTTAGTGCTATAGAGGCTGCTTCGGCAGGAACAAAGCTACCCATATGTGCCATAATGGTAATGATAGCTGTTTGTCTAAGTAAGGCAGACTTACCACTCATATTAGGCCCTGTAAGTATAATAACTTGTTGTTCCTCTTTGTTCAGCAAAAGATCATTAGCAATATAGCTTTCGCCGGTAGGTAGTTTTTGTTCTATAACAGGGTGTCTGCCTTGTACTATATCTATAGCATGTTCTTGGGTAATAGTAGGTTTTCTATAGTTGTATTTCTTAGCATTGGTAGCGAAGCAGAATAGGCAGTCTAATCGTGCAATAATATGTGCATTGCTTTGTATCGTAGCGATAAACGGATCTATTTCAGTAAGCAGCTCTTGATAGATACGGTTCTCTATGGCAAGTATTTTTTCTTCCGCGCCAAGTATCTTTTCCTCATACTCTTTCAGCTCTTGTGTTATGTATCTTTCAGCACTAGTAAGTGTTTGTTTTCGTATCCACTCTTCAGGTACTTTGTCTTTATGAGCATTGGTTACTTCCAGATAATAACCGAACACATTATTGAAGCCTATCTTCAAAGAGGATATTCCTGTTTTTTCTGTTTCCCTTTTTTGTATATCAATTAAATACTGCTTACCACTACGGGATATTTTTCTGAGGTCATCCAGTTCTTCGGATATACCATCGTTGATCATCCCTCCCTTCACTGTTTGTGCAGGAGCATCTTCTACTATTACTGTTTTTATTCTTTCTTGAAGCTCTGTTAGCGGCTGTAAGTTCTGTACTTCTTTCTGCAAGCTGTCAAAGGAAGTTTGCATTGCTTGTTGCTCTATGTTTTCCATCACACCAAGACTTTTGGCGAGCTGCATTACCTCTCGTGGGTTTGCTTTTTTTAGCGGTATTTTACCAATTAATCTTTCTACATCACCTACTTGTTTGAGCTGTGCTATCAAGTCGTGGCAGAGGTCTTGTTCTTTGATAAAGTATGTGACCAATTCCAGACGTTGTTCTATTTGATGGATATCATATAGTGGAAATACCAACCAACGTCTCAGCAGTCTTGCGCCCATAGGGGTACAAGTGTTATCTATTGCCTGCAATAGACTGGTGCCATTTTCATCAGCGCTATGTATCAACTCAAGATTACGTATCGTAAATCGGTCCATCCACATGAACGAGTCTGCTACGATGCGCCTTATACTGTTTATATGTTGTAGGTTGGCATGTTCTGTATCTTTAAGGTAGTGGATAGCTACGCCTGCAGCTATGCTGGCAGGTTTCATGTCTTCTATTCCATATCCTTTTAAAGACTTTGTTTGAAAATGGTTGAGTAGAAGATCATAGGTATATTGTTCTTGGAATACCCATTCATCCAATAAGTAAGTATATACTTTGGTGTCAAAATTTTCTCTGAATGCCTTTTGGTGCGATTTAGATAAAACGATCTCTGAAGGTTGGAAGCTTTGTAAGAGCTTATCCATATACTCCATATTGCCTTGGGCGGTATAAAATTCCCCTGTGCTTATGTCTAGGAAGGCAACACCACTATCCTTATCATTGATATATAAGGCAGCTAAGAAGTTGTTGGTGTTATTATCCAGAAGCTTGTCGTTTGTAGCCACACCAGGTGTTACCAGTTCTGTTACCCCACGTTTTACGATCCCTTTCACTGTTTTGGGGTCTTCCAACTGGTCGCAGATGGCTACACGATAGCCGGCTTTTACCAACTTGTGTAAATAGGTATCAATAGAGTGGTGCGGGAAGCCCGCTAACTCTATAGCCGATGCAGCGCCATTAGAACGCTTGGTGAGCGTAATGCCCAGCACTCTAGATGCAACTAGAGCGTCTTCCCCAAAGGTTTCATAAAAATCGCCAACGCGAAATAGTAGGACAGCATCGGGATATCTTGATTTGATCTCCTTATGCTGCTTCATTAATGGTGTCTCGGTAGCTTTTGTCTTCTTAGCCATGCTAGCACAAACCTAATAAATCAGTCTTTATCTTTAATAAGATAGTCGGTAGAATAACTGACATTATATCCACCATTTTTCCATTTGATATGCTGCCACTCGTTGGTAACCAGTACAGGTACTTTTTTCTTTCGCCCATATAATGTAACAGGCAGACTGAATTCAGGTACTGTATTAGTAAACCTGTAATATAAATTGTTGCTTTTTATATACCATTCCAGAGTAGGAATATCATTTGTTCTCAGATATTGATCAAAAAAAGCTGCCAACTGTAGCCCTGTTTTTTTAGCAATATATGTTTCTACCTCTTTTGATGTAGTAATGCTGTGGTAAAAGTCTTTGTTGAGGTCTCTAAGCAATTGTCTGAATTGCTGATCGTTATTCATCATTACTCGTATCATATGCACTATAGAGGCTCCCTTGTCGTACTGGTCGCCCGAGCCATGGTCATGAATACCGTAGCTACCACATATAGGCTTGTCATTTCTGATATTCTTTCTTTCTCCAATGGTGTATGTAAAGGCTTTGTCTTTGCTAAAAGCACATTCGGTAAACAGGGCTTCGGTATAGGTAGTAAAGCCTTCATGTATCCAATTGTCGGTTATGTCTGCTGCGGTAATATTATTGCCAAACCATTCATGTCCTGTTTCGTGAATAATAATGAAATCAAATAGAAGTCCCACACCTGTACCGCTTCTGTCCATGCCTTTATATCCCATTTTGTATTCGTTACCATAAGCCACCGCACTCTGATGTTCCATACCCAAATGAGGTGCTTCTACGAGTTTGTAGCCATCTTGGTAAAAAGGGTAGGGTCCCATCCAGTATTCAAAACAGTGTAACATCTCCTTAGTTACCGAAAACTGTTTTTTAGCTTTTGCTTCATTGTATCTCAATACATAAAAGCTTAGGTCCAGTCGGCCATCTTCTCCCATCAAAGTGTCTTTCCAGCTCACGTAGTCGCCAATGTAAAAAGTAGCATCGTAACTATTAATGGGGTTCTTTACTGCCCATGTCCAACTATTGTTGGTTTCGTTATGTTTAAGGAGCCTACCATTACTAATAGCTGACAAGCCCTTGGGAGCGTTAATACGTAGCACCATACCGCTATCAGGCTCTTCTGCCTGATAGTCTTTACATGGCCACCAGCTACTAGCACCAAGCCCTTGACAGGCTACTGAATACCATGGTTTGCCAGTACTATCCTCAGACCAGATAAAACCGCCATCCCAAGGAGGCATTCTTGCTACTCTTGGTTGGCCATGATAATAGATGGTTATTTTATGGATTTCCCCTTTTTGCCAATGTAAGATAGAGGTGTTGACCCACCATACATTCTCTTCTCTGGTATATTGGAGTGCAAGACTACCATATTTAATGCTGTCTATCTCCATGGGTATTTGTAGGTCAATTTGGAATTGCTGTGTCGGTGCGTCCGTTACCAATAAGGTAATTGTGTTATGTCCGCTGATACTTCTTTGGGCAGTATCCATATCAATGGAAAGGTCATAGTGTAATACATCCCACCAGTATCTACCTGCTCCATTGCTACCTCTAAGTGTGTCCTGACGGCCATAAGCAAAACTGGTATTTGCTAGAAGCAAATACCAGATAATAAAAGTTAGTATTTTGATATTCATTGATG
Protein-coding sequences here:
- the bshA gene encoding N-acetyl-alpha-D-glucosaminyl L-malate synthase BshA, with the translated sequence MKIGIVCYPTFGGSGVLATELGMALSEKGHEVHFIAYRKPVRLHFHPNIVYHEVPVPTYPLFDYPPFETALTSTMVDVITNNNLDLLHVHYAIPHASAAYFARQILKKAGRDIPYITTLHGTDITLVGKDKTYAPVVTFSINESDAITAVSESLKEETFASFDIEKEIKVIPNFVDTKRFRQSNKDHFKKMVAPNDERIMVHASNFRKVKRVDDVIKVFKLVNEQMPSKLLMVGDGPERQNAEEMCRQMNICDDIRFLGKQEEMDEILSISDLFILPSAHESFGLSALEAMACRVPVISTNAGGLSEINKEGVTGFLANVGDVDTMAKHAMSILKDDATLNKFKAAAAKHAELFEQDKIVPVYEQLYEEVIAAYKEQKKQSSVA
- a CDS encoding carboxymuconolactone decarboxylase family protein — translated: MNKQVQEFNEYRAKMNEVILGKKNKVIGRLFNLDTNTYAEGALPVKTKEMLGLVASMVLRCDDCIKYHVEKCYEEGITTDELYEVFAIANIVGGTIVIPHTRRAAEYWEALQEG
- a CDS encoding amino acid permease translates to MPKSLFRRKTLVDIERDIAIGNTDAHGNSGLKKILSVRDLTFMGIAAIVGAGIFSTIGQASFDGGPGIVFLFIFVSIACAFAAMCYAEFASMIPVSGSAYTYSYVAFGELIAWIIGWDLLMEYAIGNIAVAISWSDYMTSLLGGFGINIPAFLTMDYWTAQEQATEAAVAAWNTAPMIGDLRIICDIPAFLITVIITWIIYVGIKESKRTTNAMVILKLAVIALVIIAGAFYIKPENWSPFMPNGTKGILAGTAAVFFSYIGFDAISTTAEECKNPQVDLPKSMFNALIICTILYILIALVLTGMVSYTELNVGDPLAYVFEANNLDWLAGIVAVSAVIATASVLLVFQLGQPRIWMSMSRDGLLPSIFSRIHPKFKTPSFSTILTGVVVGIPALFLNLETVVDLCSVGTLFAFVLVCGGILRLQEQRKKAAKNPDEVSNIPESKFKTPYINSKWITPILFIITAVAFFQYYPGGVSNFFSVDGQEGWGAIRVKIPYILFGITFLITAILSFIKNYSLIPVLGFLSCSYLLSESGTSNWERFMIWLVIGLVIYFLYGAKNSKLRKRDKAK
- a CDS encoding YdcF family protein is translated as MQKRYITILVLLLATIIVGCSKMPQKGAKKRLVHAQVNNKTFDAIVVPGIPYDGNSWDSLMKARVLWSYSLYKNGMARNIIFSGDAVYSPYRESEVMGKYAQELGVPKENIFYDTLAHHSTENVYFSYLLAKQLGFKSIALATDPFQAFMLRGFSKKRFGTPVYHLPFIIDTIKVYSHLKPEIDASELKVENFVPITEQASFFKRFKGTMGKDINFSQYPNRQVPSL
- a CDS encoding AAA family ATPase — protein: MDKSLIKETILYTSLFDYGNPHAKTLFVKLFGKLANCIEIYQVNTEKIYNYITTHYQKEIKQEVNNSEIYANNKKANKTYCLLILKNEILIEIGNDYCEIYYSGEECPLVLELSKALPKCKASRKKPLEINLITTGDHGLTLNSMNVKRTRLDLKLNYDDDFIEVDKLIRDRLNKKKDKGIVLLHGLPGTGKTTYIRYLVGKLKKKMLFVPPNIASQIGNPELIKLLINNPDSILIIEDAESIIMQRQAGETSSVSNLLNISDGLLSDFLNVQIICTFNSAIGSIDEALMRKGRLIAKYEFKKLPIEKAQALSDKHGFNKTIKEPMSIAEVMNQNDKSHQKKAVQIGFRANWQTV
- the mutS gene encoding DNA mismatch repair protein MutS → MAKKTKATETPLMKQHKEIKSRYPDAVLLFRVGDFYETFGEDALVASRVLGITLTKRSNGAASAIELAGFPHHSIDTYLHKLVKAGYRVAICDQLEDPKTVKGIVKRGVTELVTPGVATNDKLLDNNTNNFLAALYINDKDSGVAFLDISTGEFYTAQGNMEYMDKLLQSFQPSEIVLSKSHQKAFRENFDTKVYTYLLDEWVFQEQYTYDLLLNHFQTKSLKGYGIEDMKPASIAAGVAIHYLKDTEHANLQHINSIRRIVADSFMWMDRFTIRNLELIHSADENGTSLLQAIDNTCTPMGARLLRRWLVFPLYDIHQIEQRLELVTYFIKEQDLCHDLIAQLKQVGDVERLIGKIPLKKANPREVMQLAKSLGVMENIEQQAMQTSFDSLQKEVQNLQPLTELQERIKTVIVEDAPAQTVKGGMINDGISEELDDLRKISRSGKQYLIDIQKRETEKTGISSLKIGFNNVFGYYLEVTNAHKDKVPEEWIRKQTLTSAERYITQELKEYEEKILGAEEKILAIENRIYQELLTEIDPFIATIQSNAHIIARLDCLFCFATNAKKYNYRKPTITQEHAIDIVQGRHPVIEQKLPTGESYIANDLLLNKEEQQVIILTGPNMSGKSALLRQTAIITIMAHMGSFVPAEAASIALTDKIFTRVGASDNLSGGESTFMVEMNETASIINSISERSLILLDEIGRGTSTYDGISLAWSIVEYLHNNKTNPKTLFATHYHELNELEHQLERVKNYHITHKETGNKVIFLRKLAKGGSTHSFGIQVARMAGMPPALLNRAEEILALLEEQREKEDSPTEKVKNIKQTQEFQLNIFDGLTEDLRSIQHILSEMDINTLTPVEALLKLNELKTIVKDYK
- a CDS encoding M1 family metallopeptidase is translated as MNIKILTFIIWYLLLANTSFAYGRQDTLRGSNGAGRYWWDVLHYDLSIDMDTAQRSISGHNTITLLVTDAPTQQFQIDLQIPMEIDSIKYGSLALQYTREENVWWVNTSILHWQKGEIHKITIYYHGQPRVARMPPWDGGFIWSEDSTGKPWYSVACQGLGASSWWPCKDYQAEEPDSGMVLRINAPKGLSAISNGRLLKHNETNNSWTWAVKNPINSYDATFYIGDYVSWKDTLMGEDGRLDLSFYVLRYNEAKAKKQFSVTKEMLHCFEYWMGPYPFYQDGYKLVEAPHLGMEHQSAVAYGNEYKMGYKGMDRSGTGVGLLFDFIIIHETGHEWFGNNITAADITDNWIHEGFTTYTEALFTECAFSKDKAFTYTIGERKNIRNDKPICGSYGIHDHGSGDQYDKGASIVHMIRVMMNNDQQFRQLLRDLNKDFYHSITTSKEVETYIAKKTGLQLAAFFDQYLRTNDIPTLEWYIKSNNLYYRFTNTVPEFSLPVTLYGRKKKVPVLVTNEWQHIKWKNGGYNVSYSTDYLIKDKD